From one Vicinamibacterales bacterium genomic stretch:
- a CDS encoding indolepyruvate oxidoreductase subunit beta has translation MKYDIILAGVGGQGVLSVSAIIASSAMKEGLFVKQSEVHGMSQRGGAVLANLRLADAPIASDLIPLGSASMILSMEPLESLRYLKYLSTDGAVITSTNPMVNIPDYPDLEELLGHIRALPHARLVDGEKLARAAGSARATNMVMVGAASHHLPVKVETLEHYIQTVFAAKGEKIVETNLEAFRSGREAAA, from the coding sequence GTGAAATACGACATCATCCTTGCCGGCGTCGGAGGACAGGGTGTGCTCTCGGTCTCGGCCATCATCGCGTCGAGCGCGATGAAGGAAGGGCTGTTCGTGAAGCAGTCCGAGGTCCACGGCATGTCACAGCGCGGCGGCGCCGTGCTCGCGAACCTGCGGCTCGCCGACGCGCCGATTGCCAGCGACCTGATCCCGCTCGGATCCGCGTCGATGATCCTGAGCATGGAACCGCTCGAGAGCCTGCGGTACCTGAAGTACCTGTCGACCGACGGCGCGGTGATCACGTCCACCAACCCGATGGTCAACATCCCGGACTACCCGGACCTCGAGGAGCTGCTGGGGCATATTCGGGCGCTGCCGCACGCCCGGCTGGTGGACGGCGAGAAGCTCGCGCGGGCCGCCGGCTCGGCGCGCGCCACCAACATGGTCATGGTCGGCGCCGCCTCGCATCACCTGCCAGTGAAGGTCGAAACGCTCGAGCACTACATCCAGACCGTGTTCGCCGCGAAGGGCGAGAAGATCGTCGAGACGAACCTCGAGGCGTTTCGGTCGGGGCGGGAGGCGGCGGCATGA
- a CDS encoding thiamine pyrophosphate-dependent enzyme: MTDMVLLGDEAVALGAVHAGLTAAYAYPGTPSTEILEYLVRYEKAHGAPKAAWCTNEKTAYEAALGVSFAGRRTMTSMKHVGLNVAADPFMNSAIVSINGGLVVVVADDPGMHSSQNEQDTRYYADFARIVCLEPANQQEAYEMTREAFDLSERFHIPVLIRIVTRLAHSRAVVRVRDARPQQPVRKASEPSSWILLPANARKQWHDLLARQPTFLEWSEASPFNHLRLNEDRRDLGVITTGIGRNYYLENLDELGFQPSHLHIGAYPAPVELVRRLVGHVGRVLVLEEGYPFVERMLRGIVSPDLEILGKESGHVPPDGELTPDIVRRSLGLKARKGLDAPDITLPNRPPQLCVGCPHADSFDAIKLALAGFATPVVTSDIGCYTLGALPPYSAVESCVCMGASVGMAKGASDAGLRPAVALIGDSTFLHSGVTPLMDAVAADTDMTLIILDNETTAMTGGQPTILPPTRIEKLVLGLGVAPAHCHVITAHHRHTEANREIMRKEIEHTGLSVIIAVRECIETLKSKKKA; this comes from the coding sequence ATGACCGACATGGTGCTGCTTGGCGACGAGGCTGTGGCGCTCGGCGCCGTCCACGCCGGCCTGACTGCCGCCTACGCATATCCCGGCACGCCTTCCACGGAAATCCTCGAGTACCTCGTGCGGTACGAGAAGGCGCATGGCGCGCCCAAGGCCGCCTGGTGCACGAACGAGAAGACCGCCTACGAGGCCGCGCTCGGCGTGTCGTTTGCGGGCCGCCGCACGATGACCTCGATGAAGCACGTCGGCCTCAATGTGGCCGCGGACCCGTTCATGAACTCCGCGATCGTGTCGATCAACGGGGGACTCGTCGTGGTGGTGGCCGACGATCCGGGCATGCACAGCTCGCAGAACGAGCAGGACACCCGTTACTACGCCGACTTCGCGCGCATCGTCTGCCTCGAGCCGGCGAACCAGCAGGAAGCCTACGAGATGACCCGCGAGGCGTTCGACCTGTCGGAACGCTTCCATATCCCGGTGCTCATCCGCATCGTGACGCGGCTGGCCCATAGCCGTGCCGTCGTGCGTGTCCGCGATGCGCGCCCGCAACAGCCCGTCCGCAAGGCTTCCGAGCCGTCGTCGTGGATCCTCCTGCCGGCCAACGCCCGAAAGCAGTGGCACGACCTGCTCGCGCGCCAGCCGACGTTCCTCGAATGGTCCGAGGCCTCCCCGTTCAACCACCTGCGGTTGAACGAGGACCGTCGGGATCTCGGCGTGATCACCACCGGGATCGGCCGCAACTACTACCTGGAGAACCTGGACGAGCTCGGCTTTCAGCCCTCGCACCTGCACATCGGCGCCTACCCGGCGCCGGTGGAGCTCGTTCGCCGGCTGGTGGGGCACGTGGGCCGCGTGCTCGTGCTGGAGGAGGGCTATCCGTTCGTCGAACGGATGCTGCGAGGGATCGTGTCGCCCGACCTGGAGATCCTCGGGAAGGAGTCGGGACACGTGCCGCCCGATGGCGAGCTGACACCTGACATCGTGCGGCGTTCGCTCGGCTTGAAGGCACGCAAGGGCCTCGACGCGCCGGACATCACGCTGCCCAACAGACCGCCGCAGTTGTGCGTGGGCTGCCCGCACGCCGATTCGTTCGACGCGATCAAGCTGGCGCTGGCGGGCTTCGCGACGCCGGTGGTCACGTCCGACATCGGCTGCTATACGCTCGGCGCGCTGCCGCCGTACTCGGCGGTCGAATCGTGCGTCTGCATGGGCGCGTCGGTCGGCATGGCCAAAGGCGCGTCCGATGCAGGGCTCAGGCCGGCGGTCGCGCTCATCGGCGACAGCACTTTCCTTCACTCGGGCGTCACGCCGCTGATGGATGCGGTGGCGGCCGACACGGACATGACGCTCATCATCCTCGACAACGAGACCACCGCGATGACGGGCGGTCAGCCGACGATCCTGCCGCCCACGCGGATCGAGAAGCTGGTGCTGGGCCTCGGCGTGGCCCCGGCGCACTGCCACGTGATCACGGCCCACCATCGGCACACCGAGGCCAACCGCGAGATCATGCGCAAGGAAATCGAGCACACGGGCCTGTCCGTGATCATCGCCGTCCGCGAGTGCATCGAGACGCTGAAGTCGAAGAAGAAGGCGTAG
- a CDS encoding SCO family protein has translation MRKWNMRCTYPSRPVTWLLAFSVILGLLPALPGCSRRPPARHYPLAGQVLAVRPDGTEITISHHDIKGFMPAMTMPFKVKEAAATKVLAPGDEVKATLCVTDDEAWLEQIEKTGHAPLPERRTVELPAVELLKPGDEVPDQTLLDQDGRAFRLSSLRGSAILLTFIYTRCPIPDFCPRMDAWFSAVQKAVKEGRIPGKVHLLSISFDPEFDTPAVLKAHAALRGADPTVWTYAAGLRQSFDPWAARLGLSVIRDATDPSDITHNLRTVIIDRHGRLVQIRDGNGWVPGQVIAALASVNAS, from the coding sequence ATGCGAAAATGGAACATGCGCTGCACCTACCCGTCCCGTCCGGTCACGTGGCTCCTGGCATTCAGCGTCATCCTCGGACTGCTGCCAGCCCTGCCTGGCTGCAGCCGCCGGCCGCCAGCTCGGCATTATCCTCTGGCGGGACAAGTACTTGCGGTCCGCCCAGACGGAACGGAGATTACGATAAGCCACCACGACATCAAGGGCTTCATGCCCGCGATGACGATGCCCTTCAAGGTCAAGGAAGCGGCTGCGACCAAAGTACTTGCGCCGGGCGACGAGGTGAAGGCCACGCTCTGCGTGACCGACGATGAGGCGTGGTTGGAGCAGATAGAGAAGACCGGCCACGCGCCACTGCCCGAGCGGCGGACCGTCGAGCTGCCTGCCGTCGAGTTGCTGAAACCGGGCGACGAGGTGCCCGACCAGACGCTGTTGGACCAGGATGGCCGCGCCTTCCGGCTGTCGTCGCTGCGGGGCTCCGCGATCCTGCTGACGTTCATCTACACCCGGTGTCCGATTCCGGATTTCTGCCCGCGCATGGATGCCTGGTTCAGCGCCGTGCAGAAGGCCGTCAAGGAGGGTCGAATTCCAGGGAAAGTCCATTTGCTGTCGATCTCGTTCGATCCCGAGTTCGACACGCCTGCCGTGCTGAAGGCCCACGCCGCCCTGCGCGGCGCCGACCCGACCGTCTGGACCTATGCGGCGGGGCTGCGGCAAAGCTTCGATCCGTGGGCTGCCCGGCTCGGCCTGAGTGTGATCCGCGACGCGACCGACCCGAGCGACATCACGCACAACCTCCGGACGGTGATCATCGACCGCCACGGCCGGCTCGTCCAGATTCGCGACGGAAACGGGTGGGTGCCCGGCCAGGTCATCGCGGCACTTGCCTCCGTGAACGCTTCGTAG
- a CDS encoding alpha/beta fold hydrolase — protein MAFDDYVPPPWLAGGHRMTIFTWGRPRRFPGLPDADVRLFDVAPDARVLAKCHWQPSPTDHPTLVLLHGLEGSADAHYMRGMAEKAFSGGFNVVRLNQRNCGGTDHLSVGVYNSGLTADPAAVIRELIARDRLSAIVVAGYSLGGNITLKLAGEHGEDGPPEVKAFAAVSPTLDLAACIDALERRANRLYELNFLVSLKRRMRRKARLYPAIYSTAPLCGIRTVRQFDDAYTAPMSGYRDAADYYHRASSLRVIDKVRVPTLILTAADDPFIPVGPFQTPVVTGNPAITLVITPHGGHCGFIAARADGRSADGYWAEAQVVRFARQHASASSVLETAARMRSGEIQEAAEKANHQR, from the coding sequence ATGGCGTTCGATGACTACGTCCCGCCGCCGTGGCTGGCTGGCGGGCACCGGATGACGATATTCACGTGGGGACGCCCCCGGCGGTTCCCCGGGCTCCCCGATGCGGATGTGCGCCTGTTCGACGTGGCGCCCGATGCGCGCGTGCTCGCCAAGTGTCACTGGCAGCCATCGCCGACAGATCATCCGACGCTCGTGCTCCTGCACGGTCTCGAGGGATCAGCCGATGCGCACTACATGCGGGGCATGGCGGAGAAGGCGTTCTCGGGCGGGTTCAACGTGGTCCGCCTCAACCAGCGCAACTGCGGCGGGACGGATCACCTCTCGGTCGGCGTCTACAACTCGGGGCTCACCGCCGACCCGGCCGCGGTCATCCGCGAACTGATCGCACGCGATCGACTCTCCGCCATTGTCGTCGCCGGCTACTCGCTCGGCGGCAACATCACGCTCAAGCTCGCCGGAGAACACGGCGAGGACGGTCCACCCGAGGTGAAGGCGTTTGCCGCGGTGTCGCCCACGCTCGATCTGGCCGCGTGCATCGACGCCCTCGAGCGCCGGGCCAATCGGCTCTACGAGCTGAATTTCCTGGTGTCCCTGAAGCGCCGGATGCGTCGAAAGGCGCGGCTCTACCCCGCGATCTACTCCACCGCACCGCTTTGCGGCATCCGGACGGTCCGCCAGTTCGACGATGCCTACACGGCCCCGATGAGCGGCTACCGGGATGCGGCCGACTATTACCACCGGGCCAGTTCGCTGCGCGTGATCGACAAGGTCCGCGTCCCGACCCTGATCCTCACGGCGGCCGACGATCCGTTCATCCCGGTCGGACCATTCCAGACCCCGGTCGTCACCGGGAATCCCGCGATCACCCTCGTCATCACTCCCCACGGCGGCCACTGTGGCTTCATCGCCGCCCGCGCCGACGGCAGGTCCGCCGACGGGTACTGGGCCGAAGCCCAAGTCGTGCGCTTCGCACGCCAGCACGCATCGGCGTCGTCTGTCCTGGAAACTGCGGCGAGAATGCGGTCAGGAGAAATTCAGGAGGCCGCCGAGAAAGCAAACCACCAGCGTTGA
- a CDS encoding amidohydrolase, whose translation MRASRVLLMMLLIIGLSGVLFAAPPQKPVKGKASVVAPVDARLEVLKRDLATEIDGLKDLTQQMVDSIFSFGEVGFQEFETKKYCAGILKSNGFAVDENVAGMPTGWTARWGSGKPVIALGSDVDGLLGTSQKPGIPRHEPFIEGAPGHGEGHNTGIPLSITAALALKKVMEREKIPGTIVVWPGIAEELVGGKAQYVKAGVFKDVDICLFSHISSNFGVSWGDSSGTGLVSVEYSFTGQSAHAGGAPWQGRSALDAVELMDVGWNFRREHLRLSQRSHYVITDGGGQPNVVPPTASVWYYFREIDYPHIKDMWSLGNTMAEGAAMMTGTTVTSRLLGSAWPQHMNKTVAETMYANIQKVGMPPWSEADQAFAKIVQRAMKVKDQGLLKEVGKLEGPVKLEDNRGGGSDDIGDVSWTVPTVTLRYPGNIPGMTGHHWSSAIAEATPVAHKGVTTGAKVEAMTAMDLLVKPELVQQAWEYFKNVQSKDVKYQPFPGEKDKPATWLNEKLMMQLRPEMRKFYYEPGKYKTYLEQLGIAYPPAETKQ comes from the coding sequence ATGCGCGCCAGTCGTGTGTTGCTGATGATGCTACTGATCATCGGGTTGAGCGGTGTGCTGTTTGCCGCGCCGCCGCAGAAGCCCGTGAAGGGCAAGGCGTCCGTCGTCGCGCCCGTCGATGCGCGGCTCGAGGTATTGAAACGCGACCTCGCGACGGAGATCGACGGGCTGAAGGATCTCACCCAGCAGATGGTCGATTCGATCTTCAGCTTCGGGGAAGTGGGCTTCCAGGAGTTCGAGACGAAGAAGTACTGCGCCGGCATCCTGAAGTCGAACGGGTTCGCGGTCGACGAGAACGTGGCAGGGATGCCGACCGGGTGGACCGCGCGGTGGGGGTCGGGCAAGCCGGTGATCGCGCTCGGCTCCGACGTGGACGGTCTGCTCGGGACGTCCCAGAAGCCTGGCATTCCGCGCCACGAACCGTTCATCGAGGGCGCGCCGGGCCACGGCGAGGGCCACAACACGGGCATCCCGTTGAGCATCACGGCGGCGCTCGCGCTGAAGAAGGTCATGGAGCGCGAGAAGATCCCGGGGACGATCGTGGTCTGGCCGGGCATCGCCGAGGAACTCGTCGGCGGCAAGGCGCAGTACGTGAAGGCCGGAGTGTTCAAGGACGTGGACATCTGCCTCTTCTCGCACATCTCGTCGAACTTCGGTGTGAGCTGGGGTGATTCGAGTGGCACGGGCCTCGTGTCGGTCGAGTACTCGTTCACCGGGCAGAGTGCGCACGCCGGCGGCGCGCCCTGGCAGGGGCGCAGCGCGCTCGATGCCGTCGAGTTGATGGATGTCGGCTGGAACTTCCGCCGCGAGCACCTGCGCTTGTCGCAGCGCTCGCACTACGTGATCACCGACGGCGGCGGCCAGCCCAACGTCGTGCCACCGACGGCGAGCGTGTGGTACTACTTCCGTGAGATCGACTACCCGCACATCAAGGACATGTGGAGCCTCGGCAACACGATGGCCGAAGGCGCGGCGATGATGACGGGCACCACGGTGACGTCGCGGCTGCTCGGGTCGGCGTGGCCGCAGCACATGAACAAGACGGTGGCCGAGACGATGTACGCGAACATCCAGAAGGTCGGGATGCCCCCTTGGAGCGAGGCGGACCAGGCGTTCGCGAAGATCGTGCAGCGGGCGATGAAGGTGAAGGACCAGGGGCTCCTGAAGGAAGTCGGGAAGCTCGAAGGCCCGGTCAAGCTCGAGGACAACCGCGGCGGCGGCTCCGATGACATCGGCGACGTGTCGTGGACCGTCCCGACGGTCACGCTCCGGTATCCGGGCAACATTCCAGGCATGACCGGCCACCACTGGTCGAGTGCGATCGCGGAGGCGACGCCCGTCGCCCACAAGGGCGTGACCACCGGTGCGAAGGTGGAGGCGATGACGGCGATGGATCTGCTGGTCAAGCCGGAGCTGGTCCAGCAGGCGTGGGAGTACTTCAAGAACGTCCAGAGCAAGGATGTGAAGTACCAGCCGTTCCCGGGCGAGAAGGACAAGCCGGCCACGTGGCTGAACGAGAAGCTGATGATGCAGCTTCGGCCCGAGATGCGGAAGTTCTACTACGAGCCGGGAAAGTACAAGACGTACCTCGAACAGCTGGGCATTGCGTACCCGCCGGCCGAGACGAAGCAGTGA
- the speY gene encoding deoxyhypusine synthase has protein sequence MAKKQTASHRRYRADLSETPEWMKKKKCPNREQYMSGKRVLPKNLTGKERLSDLVDDAFLAYNSGRLREACQLFTAKMLEPDVTIGMSLSGALTPAGLGCSSIVPLIKAGFVDWIVSTGAILYHDLHFALNYPIRMGSFKMDDTDLRDNDIVRVYDVLMGYSDCLMATDETLRNILVQKEFQKEMGTAELHYLLGKYAAAWERKAGLKDVSVLAAAYRAGVPCYTSSPGDSTIGMNVAGVELRGNKLRMNPAIDVNETTAFVLAAKRSGGKSAVVLWGGGSPKNFMLQTEPQIQEVLRIKEYGQDYFLQVTDARPDTGGLSGATPSEAVSWGKVDPDRLPDAVVCYTDTTIAMPILTHYALATHKRRTLRRLYDARPAMVKALTKEYFKHNKVKMLDGSEPKY, from the coding sequence ATGGCCAAGAAGCAGACTGCATCTCACCGTCGCTACCGCGCTGACCTCTCGGAAACACCCGAGTGGATGAAGAAGAAGAAGTGCCCGAACCGGGAGCAGTACATGTCCGGCAAGCGGGTCCTGCCGAAGAACCTGACCGGCAAGGAAAGGCTCTCGGATCTCGTGGACGACGCCTTCCTGGCGTACAACTCGGGGCGGCTGCGCGAGGCGTGCCAGTTGTTCACGGCGAAGATGCTCGAGCCCGATGTCACCATCGGCATGAGCCTGTCGGGAGCGCTGACGCCCGCGGGCCTCGGCTGCTCGTCGATCGTGCCGCTCATCAAGGCCGGCTTCGTGGACTGGATCGTATCCACGGGTGCGATTCTCTACCACGACCTGCACTTTGCCCTGAACTACCCGATCCGGATGGGCAGCTTCAAGATGGACGACACGGACCTTCGCGACAACGACATCGTCCGCGTCTACGACGTCCTGATGGGCTACAGCGACTGCCTGATGGCGACCGACGAGACGCTGCGCAACATCCTGGTCCAGAAGGAATTCCAGAAGGAGATGGGCACGGCGGAACTGCACTACCTGCTCGGCAAGTACGCCGCGGCGTGGGAGCGCAAGGCCGGCCTGAAGGATGTCTCGGTGCTGGCCGCCGCGTACCGCGCCGGGGTTCCGTGCTACACCTCGTCGCCAGGCGACTCGACGATCGGCATGAACGTGGCCGGCGTGGAGCTTCGCGGCAACAAGCTGCGCATGAATCCGGCGATCGACGTGAACGAGACGACGGCCTTCGTGCTGGCCGCGAAGCGGTCGGGCGGAAAGAGCGCCGTGGTGCTGTGGGGTGGCGGCAGCCCGAAGAACTTCATGCTGCAGACCGAGCCGCAGATCCAGGAGGTGCTCCGCATCAAGGAATACGGCCAGGACTATTTCCTGCAGGTTACCGATGCCCGGCCCGACACCGGCGGGCTGAGCGGCGCGACACCGAGCGAGGCGGTGAGCTGGGGCAAGGTGGACCCGGATCGTCTGCCCGACGCGGTCGTGTGTTACACCGACACGACGATTGCAATGCCGATCCTGACGCACTACGCGCTCGCCACGCACAAGCGGCGCACGCTGCGGCGCCTGTACGACGCGCGGCCGGCGATGGTGAAGGCGCTCACGAAGGAGTACTTCAAGCACAACAAGGTGAAGATGCTCGACGGCTCGGAGCCGAAGTACTAG
- a CDS encoding type III PLP-dependent enzyme: MSKISPKHLQSLAAEHGTPLVVVDHDAIRQNYATFKRHLPRVQAYYAVKANPAPEIVQTLYKSGASFDVASFPEFMLVYELIRRRPAKERQDFVWDKIVYANPVKAKETLEELNKYKPLVTFDNRAEIGKLQEHAPNSGLLVRIRVPNTGSMVELSSKFGCEPGEAVALIEEAREAGLVVEGLSFHVGSQCTNFENFVQALNMSAAVMEEAKSRGFDLNILDIGGGFPVRYNRHVAPFSSLAKRINAEIDRLFPKTMEIIAEPGRFFVATAVTSIATVIGKAVRDGRACYYIDDSVYHTFSGIIFDHCPYHFKSLRKGPTEVCAVFGQTCDGLDTISQSEALPELQLDDLVYSEDIGAYSNASATWFNGFAPAKVVHVNQ, from the coding sequence ATGTCAAAGATCTCTCCCAAGCACCTCCAGTCCCTGGCTGCCGAGCACGGCACGCCGCTCGTGGTCGTGGACCACGACGCGATCCGGCAGAACTACGCCACCTTCAAGCGGCACCTGCCCCGCGTGCAGGCGTACTACGCGGTGAAGGCGAACCCGGCGCCCGAGATCGTGCAGACGCTCTACAAGTCCGGCGCGAGCTTCGACGTGGCGTCGTTCCCGGAATTCATGCTCGTCTACGAGCTGATCCGGCGGCGCCCGGCCAAGGAGCGACAGGACTTCGTGTGGGACAAGATCGTCTACGCGAACCCGGTGAAGGCCAAGGAGACGCTCGAGGAACTCAACAAGTACAAGCCGCTGGTGACGTTCGACAACAGGGCGGAGATCGGCAAACTGCAGGAACACGCGCCGAACTCCGGCCTGCTGGTCCGCATCCGCGTGCCCAACACCGGGTCGATGGTCGAGCTGTCATCCAAGTTCGGTTGCGAACCAGGCGAGGCCGTGGCGCTCATCGAGGAAGCGCGCGAGGCAGGTCTGGTCGTCGAGGGACTGAGCTTCCACGTCGGCAGCCAGTGCACGAACTTCGAGAACTTCGTCCAGGCGCTGAACATGTCGGCCGCCGTGATGGAGGAGGCGAAGTCGCGCGGATTCGACCTGAACATCCTCGACATCGGCGGTGGCTTCCCCGTGCGCTACAACCGGCACGTCGCGCCGTTCAGCAGCCTCGCGAAGAGGATCAACGCCGAGATCGACCGGTTGTTCCCGAAGACGATGGAGATCATCGCCGAGCCGGGCCGCTTCTTCGTCGCGACGGCCGTGACGTCGATTGCCACGGTCATCGGCAAAGCCGTGCGTGACGGGAGGGCCTGCTACTACATCGACGACAGCGTGTACCACACGTTCTCGGGCATCATCTTCGACCACTGCCCGTACCACTTCAAGTCACTCCGGAAGGGTCCGACGGAGGTGTGCGCGGTGTTCGGTCAGACGTGCGATGGCCTCGACACGATTTCGCAGTCGGAGGCGCTACCCGAACTGCAGCTCGACGACCTGGTGTATTCGGAGGACATCGGCGCCTACAGCAACGCCTCCGCGACGTGGTTCAACGGCTTCGCTCCTGCGAAAGTCGTGCACGTCAACCAGTAG
- a CDS encoding GAF domain-containing sensor histidine kinase, producing MTQPAPADLPVKPAESDPRRRTLAEQELINSLGWLVAMRWLAGLGVLVATAVAEYVFQLDIPGLALFRTGLFILAYNAALRWWLEYLGRRLPDSTRAYEVFARTQIVLDWLAMTILTALSGGIESPVIVFFLFHITIAALLLPHARLLFYLTMAPALVALLALLEYTGVVSHVAVFVPPRHRNLVYVFSALFFFTVACYVLAYLSMSIAVRLRRREREVSGLYESVRDTTATLDLQTVLSRLVESATRVLACKGAAIRLIDRERGQVAFVATYGLSDEYLEKVPQDFRRARLDQATLAGEPLFVNDAAEDPRIWQPDRVRKEGIESMLSVPLAGKSGPLGVLRAYGGEGHRFSEDDAAFLELVAGHGAVAIENAQAYRMLEELDREKSRFVRTATHELRSPVNVMESLLTALADGYAGALAPEHADVIRRALRRVQALQLLVNDLLDLAAGKAHVKHAERRLVRLAPTIAEVCERFQAQAAAKGVGLVADLAAEPLELWADTVDLDRLATNLVGNAVKYTPRGEVRITLARDGESAKLVVADTGIGIPTDGLARLFEEFYRAKNAKALEEAGTGLGLAIVKDLVGRYAGRIDVESTEGHGTTFTVTLPLAPAGSLQLARL from the coding sequence ATGACCCAGCCTGCTCCAGCCGATCTCCCGGTCAAACCGGCGGAGTCCGACCCGCGCCGGCGTACGCTGGCCGAGCAGGAACTGATCAACAGCCTCGGCTGGCTGGTGGCGATGCGGTGGCTGGCTGGGCTGGGCGTGCTCGTGGCGACGGCGGTTGCCGAGTACGTTTTCCAACTCGACATTCCGGGCCTCGCCCTGTTCCGCACCGGGCTGTTCATCCTGGCCTACAACGCGGCGCTCCGCTGGTGGCTCGAGTACCTCGGGCGCCGACTGCCGGACTCGACGCGCGCCTACGAGGTGTTCGCGCGAACCCAGATCGTGCTCGACTGGCTGGCGATGACCATCCTGACGGCGCTATCCGGCGGCATCGAGAGCCCCGTGATCGTGTTCTTCCTGTTCCACATCACGATCGCTGCGCTGTTGCTGCCCCATGCCCGCCTCCTCTTCTACCTCACGATGGCGCCCGCCCTGGTGGCGCTCCTCGCACTGCTCGAATACACGGGCGTCGTGTCACACGTGGCGGTGTTCGTCCCGCCGCGGCATCGCAACCTGGTCTACGTCTTCAGCGCCCTCTTCTTCTTCACCGTGGCCTGCTACGTGCTGGCCTACCTGTCGATGTCGATCGCGGTCCGGCTGCGGCGGCGCGAGCGGGAAGTGAGCGGGCTCTACGAGAGCGTCCGCGACACGACGGCCACGCTCGACCTGCAGACGGTACTGAGCCGCCTGGTGGAGTCGGCCACCCGCGTACTGGCGTGCAAGGGTGCCGCCATCCGGTTGATCGACCGCGAACGCGGACAGGTGGCGTTCGTGGCGACGTACGGGTTGAGCGACGAGTACCTGGAGAAGGTGCCGCAGGACTTCCGCCGCGCGCGGCTCGACCAGGCGACGCTGGCCGGCGAGCCGCTGTTCGTGAACGACGCTGCCGAGGACCCGCGCATCTGGCAGCCAGATCGGGTGCGCAAGGAAGGGATCGAGTCGATGCTCAGCGTGCCGCTCGCCGGGAAGAGCGGACCACTCGGCGTCCTCCGCGCGTACGGCGGCGAAGGGCATCGGTTCAGCGAGGACGACGCGGCCTTCCTCGAACTCGTCGCGGGCCACGGTGCAGTGGCCATCGAGAATGCACAGGCGTACCGGATGCTCGAGGAGCTGGACCGTGAGAAATCGCGGTTCGTCCGGACGGCGACCCACGAGTTACGGTCACCGGTGAACGTGATGGAGAGCCTGCTCACCGCGCTGGCCGACGGCTACGCGGGAGCACTGGCGCCCGAGCACGCCGACGTGATCCGACGGGCGCTTCGACGCGTGCAGGCGCTGCAACTCCTGGTGAACGATCTGCTCGATCTCGCTGCCGGCAAGGCGCACGTCAAGCACGCGGAGCGGCGGCTGGTCCGCCTGGCGCCGACGATTGCCGAGGTGTGTGAGCGGTTTCAGGCCCAGGCGGCCGCAAAGGGCGTCGGCCTGGTGGCGGACCTGGCAGCCGAGCCGCTCGAGCTGTGGGCCGACACGGTTGATCTGGACCGCCTCGCGACGAACCTGGTGGGCAATGCCGTCAAGTACACGCCGCGCGGCGAAGTGCGGATCACGCTCGCACGCGACGGCGAGTCGGCGAAATTGGTCGTCGCAGACACGGGAATCGGCATTCCAACCGACGGCCTGGCGAGGTTGTTCGAGGAGTTCTACCGGGCGAAGAACGCCAAGGCGCTCGAAGAAGCCGGGACGGGCCTCGGCCTGGCGATTGTGAAGGACCTGGTGGGCCGCTACGCGGGCCGGATCGACGTGGAGAGCACGGAGGGCCACGGCACGACGTTCACCGTCACCCTCCCGCTCGCCCCCGCGGGGTCCCTGCAGCTGGCCCGCCTGTAG
- a CDS encoding response regulator: MAKILIVDDDPDITFATGLFLKREQHEVLTASSREEGMAAIESGNPDLIILDVMMEQPDDGIAMAQELRRQGCETPILMLTSVGKVTGFTYDEDQELVPVDAFFEKPIQPEALLKKVNELLAKNKE; encoded by the coding sequence ATGGCCAAGATCCTCATCGTGGACGATGACCCCGACATTACCTTCGCTACCGGGTTGTTCCTGAAGAGGGAACAGCACGAAGTGCTGACGGCGTCGAGCCGTGAGGAAGGCATGGCGGCGATCGAGAGCGGCAACCCCGACCTCATCATTCTCGACGTGATGATGGAGCAGCCCGATGACGGGATCGCCATGGCGCAGGAACTGCGCCGCCAGGGGTGCGAGACGCCGATTCTGATGTTGACGAGCGTCGGCAAGGTGACGGGATTCACCTACGACGAAGACCAGGAACTGGTTCCGGTGGACGCGTTCTTCGAGAAACCGATCCAGCCGGAAGCGCTGCTGAAGAAGGTCAACGAGTTGCTCGCGAAGAACAAGGAATAG
- a CDS encoding NAD(P)H-dependent oxidoreductase subunit E has translation MPVLQELQRNHATISDFAMQVIADELGIHPAEVYGVTSFYAFLRQESRGRFVFRLCQTVSCDLAGKSRVACQLENDLGIGFGETTADGRFSLEWASCLGMCDQGPALLVNDRIFTRVTPERVHEIIDECKRTFGAHARQAAHA, from the coding sequence ATCCCCGTCCTTCAGGAGCTCCAGCGCAACCACGCGACGATCTCCGATTTCGCCATGCAGGTGATCGCCGACGAGCTCGGAATCCACCCGGCGGAGGTCTACGGCGTGACGTCGTTCTACGCGTTCCTCCGCCAGGAGTCCCGGGGGCGGTTCGTGTTCCGGCTGTGCCAGACGGTCTCGTGCGACCTGGCGGGCAAGTCGCGCGTGGCCTGCCAGTTGGAGAACGACCTCGGGATCGGGTTCGGCGAGACGACGGCTGACGGGCGGTTCAGCCTCGAGTGGGCGAGTTGCCTGGGCATGTGCGACCAGGGCCCGGCGCTGCTCGTGAACGACCGGATATTCACGCGCGTCACGCCGGAGCGCGTGCACGAAATCATCGACGAGTGCAAGCGGACGTTCGGCGCCCACGCGCGCCAGGCCGCTCACGCCTAG